ATTGCACCTTCTCGTAGAGATATCGCCCTGTTTTGCCCCATGTCATAATGGCCAAAGCGCCCGCTTCCATAATTGTAAAATTGAGTAGTGATAGTCGGGGCAGGCTTGTCGGGGGTCATTCTTCCATATGGATCCGTATAAGTTCGTCCTGATGATTTTTTATGGCAAGCTAACAATAAATCCTCATAACCCTTTTCCTCCCACAGTTTCCAGGTTTTCCCCGGCTCTGAAATTTTGATTCGTTCTATATTGACATCGGCAAGATCCCGAGAGCGATGCATAGAATCTTCAGAGTGGGTTTCACCAGCACTGATCGCAGGCAAATTCTCGATGGTGTCCTTCACTGTCGGATATTCGGATTCGTTTTTATGAACAGGTCCCTTCAGATTGATTGGGCCTCGACGAGACGCCAACAAGACCCACCGTTTCCGAGTCTGTGGAACACCGTATTCTGGACAATATACCCTCTTGTTCTCATCACTATTAATCCAATAACCTAGGTCGGACAGGGTTTCCTCAAATTCATCATAAACATCATGGTTCCTAACCTCATAGACGTTTTCCATAGTCACAATATCCGGTTCAACAACCTTCACTAAAGCAGAAAAGGCATTAAGCAACCCCCATTTCTGGTGCTCTTTACTGTCATCACCATGATTCAAAGGCGAGAAGGGTTGACAAGGAGCGCACCCCGCTAATACGCATACATCGGAATCACCGAAGAGTTGCGCAACTCTTTCTGGATTTTCTTTGGCTAATCTTTGGATATCTTCCTCAATAAACTCTGAGTTAGTATTTTCGTCGTAGGGATACTTACATCGTGAGTTCAGATCAATGCCGGCGACAACAGGCAATCCTGCTTGTTCGAGACCATATGTAAGTCCACCAGCTCCGCAAAATAAATCGACAGCGGATATTTCCATGACTGCTCTTTATTCAGGTCGGATATAAAGACAACGGGACCTAGGTGAATGTGAAACTATTTGAACTTGCTTAATGGAGAGACGACGACCCCTTCTGTTGCTTTATTTTTGTCAATAGGGGACTTCTCATTAAGATAATTGATTTTCCCACGTTCTCTACGAATCGCTTCTGGTGAGAACTCACCAAGGTAATGCCGCCTGAACGTTTCCCAGTCCTCCCATCCACCCCAATCCATCACAACCGACGGAAGAACAGCTTGTTCAAGCAGATTCGTTCCCCAGGTCCGGCGTAGGTCGTGGACGTCAAGGAACGACCAACCACGGTCATCGGTCTTCGCCTGGAGTCGTTCAGCAGCTCGACGAACCCAACGGTACACTGTTTTGTCGGCGACGTCAACGATTGGCTCACTAGGACTGATCCCTGCGGCATCGGTGTGTGCGTCAATGTACGTCGTCAGGCGATCGGAAACCGGTGGCTCTCGATAGTGCTCTTGCTTCGCGACGTCCTCCCAAATCCGTAGGTGCGTGCCTGTCGGCGTATCGACGACGTCGGCAGGCGTCACCTGGACGACCTCGCAGCGGCGTAATCCACACCGACCGGCGAGCAAAAACGCGATTGTCTGTTCGGTGTTCTTCGCTTCCGCTATAACGGCCTCGAGTTCATCATCACTCAACCACACTCGCTTACCCTCGCGGTGAGGGTACGACTTGAGTCTCATCAGTGTCCTCGATACTCAGTTTTGTCCCGACAGTCCATGAAGGATAGGGTTATCAGTACTCGAATTGGTACCGATCTCGCTCAAAATGC
This region of Natronosalvus halobius genomic DNA includes:
- a CDS encoding DNA cytosine methyltransferase: MEISAVDLFCGAGGLTYGLEQAGLPVVAGIDLNSRCKYPYDENTNSEFIEEDIQRLAKENPERVAQLFGDSDVCVLAGCAPCQPFSPLNHGDDSKEHQKWGLLNAFSALVKVVEPDIVTMENVYEVRNHDVYDEFEETLSDLGYWINSDENKRVYCPEYGVPQTRKRWVLLASRRGPINLKGPVHKNESEYPTVKDTIENLPAISAGETHSEDSMHRSRDLADVNIERIKISEPGKTWKLWEEKGYEDLLLACHKKSSGRTYTDPYGRMTPDKPAPTITTQFYNYGSGRFGHYDMGQNRAISLREGAMLQTFPRDYKFIDSPEENHLKPLGEMIGNAVPPKLGEVIGKSIIHHVENTARQERLKNFHV
- a CDS encoding site-specific integrase translates to MRLKSYPHREGKRVWLSDDELEAVIAEAKNTEQTIAFLLAGRCGLRRCEVVQVTPADVVDTPTGTHLRIWEDVAKQEHYREPPVSDRLTTYIDAHTDAAGISPSEPIVDVADKTVYRWVRRAAERLQAKTDDRGWSFLDVHDLRRTWGTNLLEQAVLPSVVMDWGGWEDWETFRRHYLGEFSPEAIRRERGKINYLNEKSPIDKNKATEGVVVSPLSKFK